In Geopsychrobacter electrodiphilus DSM 16401, a single window of DNA contains:
- a CDS encoding aldehyde ferredoxin oxidoreductase family protein — protein MYGFFGRMLVADASSRTCHVEAISEELYRKYLGGKGVGTHLLMEHAPVGVDPLSPENPLIFSLGPITDTKIWGGCRFGVHTKSPQTGFYAESYSGGKLAEKMSRTGFDFFMLTGAATSPVYLEVTEEGGQFHSAEDLWGLETYATEDALMAKHGGKAKCGAAVIGPAGENLVPFSIIANDYWRCAGRTGTGAVMGSKKIKGLVFVAGQAKRPVADPQGVEAFAKKTLAETRDLPATQNYKRWGTPQMVSVMNEIGTLPTRYWHNGKFSEHQQINGQTMAARGARPKACARCYIACGKLMTFEEGPYAGLSIEGPEFETIMSLGSLCLIDSLDAIAHLNDLCDRLGMDTISAGNLIAMAMDGSTRGLTPEAIAYGDVDGVTNLLKQMAARTGMGAILAQGSRAAAAEWGMADAVIHVKNLEPAAYDPRALKGMGLAYATSPRGACHMRATIYKSEVSGKMPPAQIEGKALEMIDYEDRLILHDTFVLCRFYRDFYLWPELTKIIQLTTGFDMNEAEVRETSRRVADLVRNFNLREGLIKEDDWLPERFFDEPLPETGASITREELAKMRSDYYYERGWNEEGVPRS, from the coding sequence ATGTATGGATTTTTTGGCCGGATGTTAGTGGCCGATGCAAGCAGTCGGACCTGTCACGTGGAAGCGATCTCTGAAGAGTTGTACCGCAAATATTTGGGCGGGAAAGGGGTCGGGACGCACCTGCTGATGGAGCACGCGCCGGTGGGTGTCGACCCGCTTTCGCCGGAGAATCCCCTCATCTTCTCCCTCGGCCCAATTACCGATACCAAGATCTGGGGCGGCTGCCGTTTCGGGGTGCACACCAAGAGCCCCCAAACCGGCTTTTACGCCGAATCCTACTCCGGGGGCAAGCTCGCTGAGAAGATGTCGCGCACCGGCTTTGACTTTTTCATGCTCACCGGGGCCGCGACCAGTCCCGTCTATCTGGAGGTCACCGAAGAGGGCGGCCAGTTCCATTCGGCCGAGGATCTCTGGGGCCTTGAGACTTACGCGACTGAAGATGCATTAATGGCAAAGCACGGTGGTAAAGCCAAGTGCGGCGCGGCGGTGATTGGTCCGGCGGGGGAAAATCTGGTCCCCTTCTCCATCATCGCCAACGACTACTGGCGCTGCGCGGGCCGCACCGGAACCGGCGCGGTGATGGGCTCAAAAAAGATCAAGGGCCTGGTGTTTGTTGCCGGGCAGGCCAAGCGCCCGGTGGCCGATCCGCAGGGCGTTGAGGCCTTCGCCAAAAAAACGCTCGCCGAGACCCGGGATCTGCCCGCAACCCAGAACTACAAACGCTGGGGAACGCCGCAGATGGTGAGCGTCATGAACGAAATAGGGACACTCCCAACCCGCTACTGGCACAATGGCAAGTTCTCTGAGCATCAGCAGATCAACGGTCAGACCATGGCAGCGCGCGGAGCCCGGCCGAAGGCCTGTGCCCGTTGTTACATCGCCTGTGGCAAGCTGATGACATTTGAGGAGGGGCCCTACGCTGGACTCAGCATCGAGGGACCGGAATTTGAGACAATTATGTCTTTGGGCAGCCTGTGTCTGATCGACTCCCTCGATGCCATTGCGCATCTTAACGACCTCTGCGACAGACTAGGGATGGACACCATCTCTGCGGGGAACCTGATCGCCATGGCGATGGACGGATCGACTCGCGGGCTGACTCCCGAAGCGATCGCCTACGGTGATGTCGACGGGGTAACCAATCTGCTCAAGCAGATGGCGGCGCGGACCGGTATGGGGGCCATTTTGGCCCAGGGGAGTCGCGCCGCGGCGGCGGAATGGGGGATGGCGGATGCGGTTATCCACGTCAAGAATCTCGAACCTGCCGCCTATGATCCCCGGGCCCTCAAGGGGATGGGTCTTGCCTATGCCACTTCTCCGCGTGGAGCCTGTCATATGCGCGCCACCATTTACAAATCAGAGGTGAGCGGCAAAATGCCGCCGGCGCAGATTGAGGGGAAAGCACTTGAAATGATCGACTACGAGGATCGGCTGATCCTGCATGACACCTTTGTTCTCTGTCGCTTCTATCGCGATTTTTACTTATGGCCGGAACTGACCAAAATCATTCAACTCACGACCGGATTTGATATGAACGAGGCCGAAGTTCGGGAAACGTCCCGACGCGTGGCCGACCTGGTGCGCAACTTCAATCTCCGTGAAGGCCTGATCAAGGAGGACGACTGGCTCCCTGAGCGTTTCTTTGATGAGCCTCTGCCTGAAACCGGTGCAAGCATCACGCGCGAGGAGTTGGCAAAAATGCGCAGCGACTATTATTATGAACGAGGCTGGAACGAGGAAGGGGTGCCCCGTTCGTGA
- a CDS encoding D-2-hydroxyacid dehydrogenase produces MAKIENPEILVLTAADEENLPGLETLAGTANISYARDEASLKAGLLEADILVVTDFRTESLRKVWPKQHHISWLHATSAGVDALMFPELVQSDIQVTNARGVFNRGIAEYVLGAILLFAKDTLNNLRYQREHQWQHRETQLVRDSVALIVGAGSIGREVASLLRCLGMRVLGTDLVAREDEYFDEVRANDELCDLLPQADYVIINAPLTSQTRGLFCRETFARMKSTAPLINVGRGPVVCTEDLVEALKNGVIAGAALDVFETEPLPKDHPLWDLPQVMISAHMSGDFVGWRRALGEQFVENFRRRQAGEGLFNLVEKTAAT; encoded by the coding sequence ATGGCGAAAATCGAAAATCCTGAAATTCTGGTTTTGACCGCAGCTGACGAGGAGAATCTGCCTGGCCTTGAAACTCTGGCCGGAACGGCAAATATTTCCTATGCCCGAGACGAAGCATCATTGAAGGCGGGACTACTCGAGGCCGATATTCTGGTCGTTACCGACTTTCGTACCGAATCGCTGCGCAAGGTCTGGCCAAAGCAGCACCATATCAGTTGGCTACATGCCACGAGTGCCGGGGTGGATGCGCTGATGTTTCCTGAACTGGTGCAGAGTGACATTCAGGTGACCAACGCCCGCGGGGTATTTAATCGCGGCATCGCGGAATACGTCCTTGGCGCCATCCTGCTGTTTGCCAAAGATACCCTGAATAACCTGCGTTATCAGCGCGAGCATCAATGGCAGCACCGGGAAACCCAGCTGGTCCGCGACAGCGTGGCGTTGATTGTGGGGGCTGGCTCCATCGGCCGGGAGGTCGCGTCCCTCCTGCGCTGCCTCGGGATGCGGGTGCTCGGTACCGACCTGGTGGCACGTGAAGATGAGTATTTCGACGAAGTGCGGGCCAATGATGAACTCTGCGATCTGCTGCCTCAGGCGGATTACGTCATTATCAACGCGCCTCTGACCAGCCAGACACGAGGGCTTTTTTGTCGGGAAACCTTTGCCCGGATGAAATCGACGGCGCCGCTGATCAATGTCGGGCGCGGGCCGGTAGTCTGTACTGAAGATCTGGTTGAGGCCCTGAAAAACGGAGTGATTGCCGGGGCGGCGCTGGATGTTTTTGAAACCGAACCCCTGCCCAAAGATCATCCGCTGTGGGATCTGCCACAGGTGATGATCTCTGCCCATATGTCCGGCGACTTCGTCGGCTGGCGGCGTGCGCTGGGGGAGCAATTTGTCGAGAATTTCCGCCGGCGACAGGCAGGAGAAGGTCTGTTTAATCTGGTGGAAAAGACAGCTGCAACCTAG
- a CDS encoding aspartate aminotransferase family protein produces the protein MSHLSPLLKQSSSLFAERGQGSFLYDADGRAFLDFTSGIGVTSTGHCHPKVVAAAQKQVATLIHAQYTTILNPRLVDLTDRLYAHLPEHLDSIAFANAGTESVEAALRLARHATKRANIIAFSGGFHGRTMASASITTSTTKIRTGYHPMMAGVVIAPFPHAYRYGWDEARTTEFCLRELDHILLTQTAPEDTAAMIIEPVQGEYGYYPVTRGFLEGLRERCDRHGILLIFDEIQAGFGRSGKFWSHQHFSAKPDILITAKGLASGFPISAIAANKELMAKGLPGSQGGTYGANAVACAAALATMEVIDEEGLVENARKSGEYLRERLTSLQNQHAEIDEVRGMGLMLGMEIVDKNGAPSGDRAAALLKNSEKHGLLLLRCGIHGQVVRWLPPLIVSNKEIDAAVSKFELALAEGL, from the coding sequence ATGAGTCATCTATCCCCGCTATTGAAACAGTCGAGCTCCCTTTTTGCCGAACGTGGCCAGGGCTCCTTCCTTTACGATGCGGATGGCAGGGCCTTCCTCGACTTTACCTCGGGAATCGGTGTTACCAGCACCGGGCATTGCCATCCCAAGGTTGTCGCTGCGGCACAAAAGCAGGTTGCCACCTTGATCCATGCGCAATACACCACCATCCTGAATCCACGCCTGGTGGATTTGACCGACAGGCTCTACGCCCATCTTCCTGAGCATCTCGATTCCATCGCCTTCGCCAACGCGGGCACCGAATCGGTTGAAGCTGCACTGCGTTTGGCGCGGCATGCGACCAAACGCGCTAACATTATTGCTTTCAGTGGCGGCTTCCACGGCCGGACCATGGCTTCGGCCTCGATTACTACCTCAACCACTAAAATCCGGACCGGCTATCACCCCATGATGGCTGGCGTTGTCATTGCGCCCTTTCCGCATGCCTACCGCTACGGTTGGGATGAGGCGCGGACCACCGAGTTCTGTCTGCGCGAACTGGATCATATTCTCCTGACCCAGACCGCCCCCGAAGACACCGCCGCAATGATCATCGAGCCGGTCCAGGGTGAGTACGGTTACTACCCCGTGACCAGAGGGTTCCTTGAGGGGCTGCGGGAGCGCTGTGATCGGCATGGCATCCTGTTGATCTTCGATGAAATCCAGGCTGGATTCGGCCGGAGCGGCAAATTTTGGAGCCACCAGCACTTTTCCGCCAAACCCGACATCCTGATCACTGCCAAGGGGCTGGCCAGCGGCTTCCCCATCTCGGCCATTGCCGCCAATAAGGAGTTGATGGCCAAGGGCCTGCCCGGCTCGCAGGGCGGAACCTACGGCGCCAATGCGGTGGCCTGTGCCGCGGCACTGGCGACCATGGAGGTGATCGATGAAGAGGGGTTGGTTGAGAACGCGCGTAAAAGCGGGGAATACCTCAGGGAACGTCTCACCTCTTTGCAGAATCAACATGCCGAGATCGATGAAGTTCGGGGCATGGGTCTGATGCTGGGGATGGAGATTGTCGATAAAAACGGGGCTCCGTCAGGAGATCGCGCCGCGGCACTACTCAAGAACAGCGAGAAGCATGGGCTGTTGCTGCTGCGCTGCGGCATCCATGGTCAGGTGGTGCGCTGGCTCCCGCCCCTCATTGTCAGTAACAAAGAGATCGATGCGGCGGTCAGTAAGTTTGAGCTGGCTCTGGCCGAAGGCTTATAA
- a CDS encoding sigma 54-interacting transcriptional regulator: MKSVLREIQDTVIKYASIISQVINVDVDIIDKEFCRIAGTGSYQARINEDMSVEGYIYREAIATGQTLVIHDPTVNQLCSPCPRKSACTEKFQICKPITLGQETIGVIALVCFTEEQKAHLLDRYDVYLAFLDQIAEFISTKAYENKEHQRTELMIRLMEQVVNKTEMGVIVIDHEDTIIKVNGNALQQLGSSEDCLNQKILIQATGDNIGEAEEFKVAIGREEYFLFGSMLQVDFDLEEYAKILVFHDIKTVKSRIYELTQVGENVHIGDILGHSSVVQELKEKVRKISTSTSTVLIRGESGTGKELFARAIHRESDRRNEPFVAVNCGSIPDTLMESELFGYIKGAFTGADPKGRIGKFELAHKGTLFLDEIGDMPLYVQVKLLRVLQERQITRLGSNNLIDVDVRVIAATHKDLAEMIQEQTFREDLFYRLNVVPLEIPPLRERKTDIEPLAYHFIKKYSQLFGKHFKRLDPEVMESLLAYDWPGNVREMENVIEFMINMMEPDGLLAKKLLPKGILRQLQQPAPTAGPTQVRPIRALEIEAIAKALEIYGTSSQGKKLAAKKLGIGIATLYRKLEINNLSN, translated from the coding sequence TTGAAATCGGTACTCAGAGAGATTCAGGACACTGTCATCAAATATGCCAGTATCATCTCTCAGGTGATCAATGTTGACGTGGATATTATCGACAAAGAGTTTTGTCGGATTGCCGGGACCGGCTCCTACCAGGCCAGAATCAACGAAGATATGTCCGTTGAAGGGTATATCTACCGCGAAGCGATTGCGACCGGGCAGACGCTGGTAATTCATGATCCAACCGTCAATCAGCTCTGCTCCCCCTGCCCCAGGAAGTCGGCCTGTACTGAAAAGTTCCAGATCTGTAAGCCGATCACATTAGGCCAGGAGACCATTGGTGTGATCGCCCTGGTCTGCTTCACCGAGGAGCAGAAGGCCCATCTGCTTGATCGCTATGATGTCTATCTGGCCTTTCTCGATCAGATCGCTGAGTTCATCTCGACCAAGGCCTACGAAAACAAGGAACATCAGCGCACCGAATTGATGATCAGGCTGATGGAGCAGGTGGTCAATAAAACCGAGATGGGCGTCATCGTCATCGATCATGAAGATACGATCATCAAGGTCAATGGCAACGCCTTGCAACAACTGGGGTCTTCGGAAGACTGTCTCAATCAGAAGATTCTGATCCAGGCGACCGGTGACAATATCGGTGAGGCTGAAGAATTCAAGGTGGCTATCGGGCGGGAGGAATATTTCCTTTTCGGCAGCATGCTGCAGGTCGATTTCGATCTAGAGGAGTATGCCAAGATCCTGGTCTTTCACGACATAAAAACGGTCAAATCCAGAATCTACGAACTCACCCAGGTCGGTGAAAATGTGCACATCGGCGACATTCTGGGGCACTCCAGCGTGGTCCAGGAGCTGAAAGAAAAAGTCCGCAAGATCTCCACCTCCACCTCCACGGTGCTTATTCGCGGTGAGAGCGGCACCGGTAAGGAGCTGTTCGCCCGTGCGATTCACCGCGAGAGTGACCGCCGGAACGAACCCTTCGTCGCGGTCAACTGCGGCTCCATCCCCGATACGCTCATGGAGAGCGAACTCTTCGGCTATATCAAGGGGGCCTTTACCGGTGCCGATCCCAAGGGGCGCATCGGCAAATTCGAACTGGCGCACAAGGGCACCCTGTTTCTCGATGAAATCGGCGACATGCCGCTGTATGTACAGGTCAAGCTGCTCAGAGTTCTGCAGGAACGACAGATCACCCGCCTCGGTTCCAACAACCTGATTGATGTGGATGTGCGGGTCATCGCCGCCACCCACAAAGATCTCGCCGAAATGATTCAGGAGCAGACTTTTCGCGAAGATCTGTTCTACCGTCTGAACGTCGTCCCGCTTGAGATCCCGCCGCTGCGCGAGCGGAAAACCGACATCGAACCGCTGGCCTACCACTTCATCAAAAAGTATTCACAGCTGTTCGGCAAGCACTTCAAACGGCTCGACCCCGAAGTGATGGAGAGCCTGTTGGCCTATGACTGGCCGGGGAACGTGCGGGAGATGGAGAACGTGATTGAATTCATGATCAACATGATGGAGCCGGACGGCCTGCTGGCTAAGAAGCTGTTGCCTAAAGGGATCCTCCGCCAGCTGCAACAACCCGCCCCGACCGCCGGCCCGACTCAGGTGCGCCCGATCCGGGCCCTGGAAATCGAAGCGATTGCCAAGGCGTTGGAGATTTACGGCACCAGTTCGCAGGGGAAAAAGCTGGCGGCCAAGAAGCTGGGGATCGGAATTGCGACCCTCTACCGCAAGCTCGAAATCAACAATTTATCTAATTGA
- a CDS encoding sigma-54 interaction domain-containing protein, with the protein MPTILKEIQDTVIKYASIISQVIDVDVDIIDKEFCRIAGTGSYQARINEDMSVEGFIYREAIATGQTQIIHDPTVNRICLPCPRKSACTEKFQICKPITLGQETIGVIALVCFTEEQKAHLLDRYDVYLAFLDQIAEFISTKAYENKEHQRTELMIRLMEQVVNKTEMGVIVIDHEDTIIKVNGNALQQLGSSEDCLNQKILIQATGDNIGEAEEFKVAIGREEYFLFGSMLQVDFDLEEYAKILVFHDIKTVKSRIYELTQVGENVHIGDILGHSSVVQELKEKVRKISTSTSTVLIRGESGTGKELFARAIHRESDRRNEPFVAVNCGSIPDTLMESELFGYIKGAFTGADPKGRIGKFELAHKGTLFLDEIGDMPLYVQVKLLRVLQERQITRLGSNNLIDVDVRVIAATHKDLAEMIQEQTFREDLFYRLNVVPLEIPPLRERKTDIEPLAYHFIKKYSQLFGKHFKRLDPEVMESLLAYDWPGNVREMENVIEFMINMMEPDGLLAKKLLPKGILRQLQQPAPTAGPTQVRPIRALELEAIAKALEIYGTSSQGKKLAAQKLGIGIATLYRKLESNNLSN; encoded by the coding sequence ATGCCAACTATCTTGAAAGAGATCCAGGACACTGTTATCAAATATGCGAGTATCATCTCTCAGGTGATCGATGTTGACGTGGATATCATCGACAAAGAGTTTTGTCGCATTGCCGGGACCGGTTCCTACCAGGCGAGAATCAACGAAGATATGTCGGTTGAAGGGTTTATCTACCGGGAAGCGATTGCTACCGGACAGACCCAGATTATTCATGATCCAACGGTTAACCGGATTTGCCTCCCCTGCCCCAGGAAGTCGGCCTGTACTGAAAAGTTCCAGATCTGTAAGCCGATCACATTAGGCCAGGAGACCATTGGTGTGATCGCCCTGGTCTGCTTCACCGAGGAGCAGAAGGCCCATCTGCTTGATCGCTATGATGTCTATCTGGCCTTTCTCGATCAGATCGCTGAGTTCATCTCGACCAAGGCCTACGAAAACAAGGAACATCAGCGCACCGAATTGATGATCAGGCTGATGGAGCAGGTGGTCAATAAAACCGAGATGGGCGTCATCGTCATCGATCATGAAGATACGATCATCAAGGTCAATGGCAACGCCTTGCAACAACTGGGGTCTTCGGAAGACTGTCTCAATCAGAAGATTCTGATCCAGGCGACCGGTGACAATATCGGTGAGGCTGAAGAATTCAAGGTGGCTATCGGGCGGGAGGAATATTTCCTTTTCGGCAGCATGCTGCAGGTCGATTTCGATCTGGAGGAGTATGCCAAGATCCTGGTCTTTCACGACATAAAAACGGTCAAATCCAGAATCTACGAACTCACCCAGGTCGGTGAAAATGTGCACATCGGCGACATCCTGGGGCACTCCAGCGTGGTCCAGGAGCTGAAAGAAAAAGTCCGCAAGATCTCCACCTCCACCTCCACGGTGCTTATTCGCGGTGAGAGCGGCACCGGTAAGGAGCTGTTCGCCCGTGCGATTCACCGCGAGAGTGACCGCCGGAACGAACCCTTCGTCGCGGTCAACTGCGGCTCCATCCCCGATACGCTCATGGAGAGCGAACTCTTCGGCTATATCAAGGGGGCTTTTACCGGCGCCGATCCCAAGGGGCGCATCGGCAAATTCGAACTGGCGCACAAGGGCACCCTGTTTCTCGATGAAATCGGCGACATGCCGCTGTATGTACAGGTCAAGCTGCTCAGAGTTCTGCAGGAACGACAGATCACCCGCCTCGGTTCCAACAACCTGATTGATGTGGATGTGCGGGTCATCGCCGCCACCCACAAAGATCTCGCCGAAATGATTCAGGAGCAGACTTTTCGCGAAGATCTGTTCTATCGTCTGAACGTCGTCCCGCTTGAGATCCCGCCGCTGCGCGAGCGGAAAACCGACATCGAACCGCTGGCCTACCACTTCATCAAAAAGTATTCACAGCTGTTCGGCAAGCACTTCAAACGGCTCGACCCCGAAGTGATGGAGAGCCTGTTGGCCTATGACTGGCCGGGGAACGTGCGGGAGATGGAGAACGTGATTGAATTCATGATCAACATGATGGAGCCGGACGGCCTGCTGGCCAAGAAACTGTTGCCTAAAGGGATCCTCCGCCAGCTGCAACAACCCGCCCCGACCGCCGGCCCGACTCAGGTACGCCCGATCCGGGCCCTGGAACTCGAGGCGATTGCCAAGGCGTTGGAGATTTACGGCACCAGTTCGCAGGGGAAAAAGCTGGCGGCTCAGAAGCTGGGGATCGGGATAGCGACCCTCTACCGCAAGCTCGAAAGCAATAATTTATCAAATTGA
- a CDS encoding Glu/Leu/Phe/Val family dehydrogenase encodes MSEQSVFQVALNTLNEAGRLGNIDPGVMTILQAPKRIFHFRIPIKLDNGTVQVFQAYRVHYSDAVGPFRNGTRIRPKLSLDEVQALGIFMTIKHCVGGIPAGGAKGGIRADLSTLSIGEQERLVRAFIRNLHPKGPWADVPGADIGTGEQAMAWMLDEYEQITGEHCPAAINDKPPVLGGTLGGEEATGRGVFIVLQAAAKDFGIDLAGAEIAVQGFGQVGSVAASLLHGIGCRVVAVSDVNGGVYNKSGLDIPALKLHLAATGTVLDFPGAKNITNEELLTTPVDILVPAAVQNVINADNAAEIKARLIVEGANGPVTTEADAILMAKGIKLVPDVVANSGGAIVCHFERTQGLSDEYWDLERVNASLNKRIMAAYTNSRDRAAAVGTASIRIGAWIEALKKIELAMKLRGWV; translated from the coding sequence ATGTCAGAACAAAGCGTTTTTCAGGTTGCTCTAAATACCCTCAACGAAGCTGGCCGTTTGGGGAATATCGATCCCGGGGTCATGACGATCCTCCAGGCGCCGAAGCGCATTTTTCACTTTCGGATTCCAATTAAACTCGATAACGGCACGGTGCAGGTTTTTCAGGCCTATCGGGTCCACTATTCGGACGCCGTGGGTCCGTTTCGTAACGGGACCAGAATTCGGCCCAAGCTCAGTCTGGATGAAGTCCAGGCCCTGGGGATCTTCATGACCATCAAGCACTGCGTCGGGGGAATTCCAGCGGGGGGCGCCAAGGGCGGGATCAGGGCCGACCTCAGCACCCTCTCCATCGGTGAACAGGAACGCTTGGTCAGGGCTTTCATCCGCAATCTGCATCCCAAAGGTCCTTGGGCCGACGTGCCTGGTGCCGACATCGGCACCGGCGAGCAGGCGATGGCCTGGATGCTCGATGAATATGAGCAGATAACCGGCGAACACTGCCCTGCTGCCATCAACGATAAACCCCCGGTTCTCGGCGGAACCCTGGGTGGTGAAGAAGCGACCGGGCGCGGGGTCTTTATTGTGCTGCAGGCTGCGGCCAAAGATTTCGGCATCGATCTCGCCGGGGCAGAGATTGCCGTCCAGGGGTTTGGCCAGGTCGGGTCGGTCGCTGCGTCCCTGCTGCATGGCATCGGCTGCCGGGTGGTTGCGGTCAGCGATGTCAATGGCGGGGTCTACAACAAGTCAGGTCTCGACATCCCTGCACTCAAACTTCATCTGGCCGCTACCGGTACGGTCCTCGATTTTCCCGGCGCCAAAAACATCACGAACGAAGAGCTGCTAACGACGCCGGTAGACATTCTGGTCCCGGCGGCTGTGCAAAACGTGATCAATGCCGACAACGCCGCCGAAATCAAGGCCAGACTCATTGTTGAAGGGGCAAACGGCCCGGTGACCACCGAGGCTGATGCCATCCTGATGGCGAAGGGGATCAAGCTCGTTCCCGATGTTGTGGCCAATAGCGGCGGTGCGATCGTCTGCCATTTTGAGCGGACGCAGGGGCTTTCAGATGAATACTGGGATCTGGAGCGGGTCAATGCCTCGCTCAATAAACGGATTATGGCTGCCTATACCAACTCCAGAGACAGGGCTGCCGCCGTTGGAACGGCCTCGATCCGGATCGGCGCCTGGATTGAAGCTTTAAAGAAAATCGAACTGGCGATGAAGCTCAGAGGCTGGGTCTAA
- a CDS encoding M24 family metallopeptidase, giving the protein MNIFSKTEYEQRLLNTKTAMVKQGLDVILLADPANMNYLTGYDGWSFYTPQVVLVVLDEQEPFWIGRAMDANGARHTCYLAGDHIIGYPENLVQTAADHPMRFVADFLKERHWDKRSIGLEKDVYYFNARWLEELQQAMPLANFRDCSLLVNWVRSIKSAAEITYMQRAGKIAERAMQAAIDNIAPGVRECDAVAEVYRAQIRGTKEFGGDYPAIVPMMPTGEKTSAPHLTWTDEPYKNEQAVNLELSGCCHRYHSPLARTAYIGRNPPRKLQDLAKNVVDGLNLTLDAIKPGISCEDVELVWRKHIAKFGLKKDSRIGYSTGLNYPPDWGEHTMSLRQGDKTLLQPNMTFHMILGMWLDDGGYECSEAFRVTETGCETFANFPRKLLQI; this is encoded by the coding sequence ATGAACATATTTTCTAAAACCGAATATGAACAGCGCCTGCTGAACACCAAGACCGCGATGGTCAAGCAAGGGCTTGACGTCATCCTGCTGGCCGACCCCGCCAACATGAACTATCTGACCGGCTATGACGGCTGGTCCTTCTACACGCCACAGGTTGTTCTCGTTGTCCTCGACGAGCAGGAACCCTTCTGGATCGGACGCGCCATGGATGCAAACGGCGCCAGGCATACCTGCTACCTCGCAGGGGATCACATTATTGGTTACCCGGAAAATCTCGTTCAGACGGCCGCCGACCATCCGATGCGCTTTGTGGCCGATTTTCTCAAAGAACGACATTGGGACAAGCGTTCGATCGGGCTGGAGAAGGATGTCTATTACTTCAATGCCAGGTGGCTTGAGGAACTGCAGCAGGCCATGCCTCTTGCCAATTTCCGCGACTGCAGCCTTCTGGTGAACTGGGTGCGCAGCATCAAATCTGCGGCGGAAATAACCTATATGCAGCGCGCCGGAAAAATTGCCGAGCGGGCGATGCAGGCGGCCATTGACAACATCGCTCCCGGCGTCAGGGAATGTGATGCCGTCGCTGAGGTCTACCGTGCCCAGATTCGTGGGACCAAAGAGTTTGGTGGTGACTATCCCGCCATCGTGCCGATGATGCCGACCGGTGAGAAGACCTCTGCTCCACACCTGACCTGGACTGACGAACCCTATAAAAATGAGCAGGCGGTCAATCTGGAGCTTTCCGGTTGTTGTCACAGGTACCACAGCCCCCTGGCCCGCACGGCCTACATCGGCCGGAACCCGCCCCGGAAGCTGCAGGATCTGGCCAAAAATGTGGTAGACGGTTTGAATCTCACCCTGGACGCGATCAAGCCCGGGATCAGTTGTGAGGATGTGGAACTGGTCTGGCGCAAACACATCGCCAAATTCGGCCTGAAGAAGGACTCCCGTATCGGATATTCCACGGGCTTGAACTATCCCCCCGATTGGGGGGAGCACACCATGAGCTTGCGCCAGGGGGATAAGACATTGTTGCAACCAAATATGACCTTTCACATGATTCTGGGCATGTGGTTGGACGACGGCGGCTATGAATGCAGTGAGGCTTTCAGGGTCACGGAGACCGGCTGTGAGACGTTCGCCAACTTCCCGCGAAAGTTGTTGCAAATCTGA
- a CDS encoding MoaD/ThiS family protein, with translation MRITIKLIASLGGDRSSEQVRTYPSGTRICQVIEELALPEGHFGMAVLNGCYADLETVLSPGDVLSLLPQVGGG, from the coding sequence ATGCGGATCACGATCAAACTTATTGCCTCACTGGGGGGTGATCGATCAAGCGAGCAAGTTCGTACTTATCCTTCAGGGACACGTATCTGTCAGGTGATTGAAGAGCTGGCTCTGCCTGAGGGTCATTTTGGCATGGCTGTTCTCAACGGTTGTTATGCCGACCTGGAGACCGTCCTGAGCCCTGGGGACGTCTTGTCTCTGTTGCCGCAGGTCGGAGGTGGTTAA